One region of Candidatus Electrothrix rattekaaiensis genomic DNA includes:
- a CDS encoding DUF1566 domain-containing protein: MKSVLVIRLQISLAVILIFFFCSQGLAKNSSLIPTISLLLLVKYDCNDVRKGTAYLDNCGKCAGGDTGNLACTIMHGGKMWQQADDEIKRQYAAAVTYCDELELGNYSDWYLPSYDELKGLVVCTDGTPTPLKDYPTQPFKCGSEGSYESPTIDAAFHADTDRYWTSYESSSYRIAIDFSDGEAYVFYQPYSYLTRCVR, encoded by the coding sequence ATGAAGTCGGTACTGGTAATTCGTTTACAAATCTCTCTTGCAGTTATATTAATTTTTTTCTTTTGCTCTCAAGGATTAGCAAAAAATTCAAGCCTAATCCCAACAATATCACTTCTGCTTCTTGTTAAATATGACTGCAATGATGTAAGAAAGGGCACTGCATATTTAGACAACTGTGGAAAATGCGCTGGAGGCGATACAGGTAATTTAGCATGTACAATTATGCATGGTGGCAAGATGTGGCAGCAAGCAGATGATGAAATTAAAAGACAGTATGCAGCAGCGGTTACTTATTGCGATGAATTAGAGTTAGGTAATTATTCAGACTGGTACCTTCCTTCTTATGATGAACTGAAAGGTTTGGTAGTATGCACAGACGGTACACCCACACCATTGAAAGATTATCCGACTCAACCATTTAAATGTGGTTCAGAGGGGAGTTATGAATCACCAACAATTGATGCAGCATTTCATGCTGATACGGACAGATATTGGACATCGTATGAAAGCTCAAGCTATAGAATAGCGATTGATTTTAGTGATGGCGAAGCCTATGTATTTTACCAACCTTATTCATATCTTACACGATGCGTACGTTAA